Proteins found in one Zea mays cultivar B73 chromosome 1, Zm-B73-REFERENCE-NAM-5.0, whole genome shotgun sequence genomic segment:
- the LOC541846 gene encoding glutathione transferase37, producing the protein MAGREADKDPELKVLGVWSSPFVIRARVALNLKGLAYRYVEDNLDSKSELLLASNHVHGKVPVLLHDGRPVCESRVIVEYIDEAFPASGPCLLPADPYRRAVDRFWASYVDDKLFPTWIPVYNGRTSEDRVAAARQVVAVLEKFERAFDECSGGKAFFGGDAAGLVDVVLGGFLGWLRASEVMCGVRVIDPAKTPLLAAWADRFAALDGVREVIPDVQRLLEYNKIRRARRGLP; encoded by the exons ATGGCAGGACGAGAAGCGGACAAAGACCcagagctgaaggtgctcggcgtGTGGTCGAGCCCGTTCGTTATCAGGGCCCGCGTCGCGCTAAACCTCAAGGGCCTCGCCTACCGATACGTGGAGGACAACCTGGACAGCAAGAGCGAGCTCCTCCTCGCCTCCAACCACGTGCACGGGAAGGTGCCGGTGCTCCTCCACGACGGCAGGCCCGTCTGCGAGTCCCGGGTCATCGTGGAGTATATCGACGAGGCCTTCCCGGCCAGCGGCCCCTGCCTCCTCCCCGCCGACCCGTACCGCCGCGCGGTCGACCGCTTCTGGGCCTCCTACGTCGACGACAAG CTCTTTCCCACCTGGATACCCGTCTACAACGGCAGGACGAGCGAGGACAGGGTCGCGGCGGCGAGGCAGGTAGTGGCCGTGCTGGAGAAGTTTGAGCGGGCGTTCGATGAGTGCTCCGGAGGCAAGGCGTTCTTCGGCGGGGACGCTGCTGGCCTCGTGGACGTCGTGCTAGGCGGCTTCCTCGGGTGGCTGCGCGCGTCTGAGGTGATGTGTGGCGTGAGGGTCATCGACCCCGCCAAGACGCCGCTGCTGGCGGCGTGGGCGGACCGGTTCGCCGCGCTCGACGGCGTCAGGGAGGTGATACCTGACGTGCAGAGGCTGCTGGAGTATAACAAGATTAGGCGAGCTCGTCGTGGGCTGCCGTAG
- the LOC100192043 gene encoding glutathione S-transferase GSTU6 — MAESMGKDGGDGELKLLGLWASPFVARAKLALQIKGLSYEYVEEDLGNKSELLLSSNPVHKTVPVLIHNGTPVCESTVIVQYIDDAFAGTGPSLLPADPYQRALARFWAAYLEDKIVTPWRRVFMVKTDEEKAEAMRQTVAAMDALEGGLKECSSGGGGQSPFFGGDSVGYVDVLLGGMVSWVKASEPLSGAKIIDAARTPLLAAWMERFCELDAAKAVLQDVHAVVEYARTVQARVAAATASNQ; from the exons ATGGCAGAGAGCATGGGGAAAGACGGTGGTGATGGTGAGCTCAAGCTGCTGGGGCTGTGGGCGAGCCCGTTCGTCGCGAGAGCGAAGCTCGCGCTCCAGATCAAGGGCCTAAGCTACGAGTACGTCGAGGAGGATCTCGGCAACAAGAGCGAGCTGCTGCTCAGCTCCAACCCGGTGCACAAGACGGTGCCGGTGCTGATCCACAACGGGACGCCCGTCTGCGAGTCGACGGTCATCGTCCAGTACATCGACGACGCTTTCGCCGGCACTGGCCCGTCCCTCCTCCCCGCCGACCCCTACCAGCGCGCCCTTGCTCGCTTCTGGGCCGCCTACCTCGAAGACAAG ATTGTGACGCCGTGGCGGCGGGTGTTCATGGTCAAGACCGACGAGGAGAAGGCCGAGGCGATGAGGCAGACGGTCGCAGCCATGGACGCGCTGGAGGGAGGCCTGAAGGAATGCTCTTCTGGGGGTGGGGGACAGAGCCCCTTCTTCGGCGGCGACAGCGTCGGCTACGTGGACGTCCTTCTGGGTGGCATGGTTTCATGGGTCAAGGCATCCGAGCCGCTCTCCGGCGCCAAGATCATCGACGCAGCCAGGACGCCGCTCCTGGCCGCGTGGATGGAGCGCTTCTGCGAGCTGGACGCGGCCAAGGCGGTCCTGCAGGACGTCCATGCGGTGGTCGAGTACGCCAGGACGGTGCAGGCACGGGTTGCCGCCGCAACCGCAAGCAATCAGTAG